One window from the genome of Rickettsiella endosymbiont of Xylota segnis encodes:
- a CDS encoding sulfurtransferase TusA family protein, whose product MTHQLDARRLLCPLPVIKVQEYVKKLNPGDILEVVCTDKGSLSDISAWCRIHGHYLLSSSTQCREIFMSIQIGTC is encoded by the coding sequence ATGACTCACCAATTAGATGCTCGACGTTTACTGTGTCCTTTACCTGTTATTAAGGTACAAGAATACGTAAAAAAGTTAAATCCTGGTGATATTTTAGAGGTCGTATGTACTGATAAAGGTAGCCTCTCTGATATTTCAGCTTGGTGTCGCATCCATGGTCACTATTTACTGTCTAGTAGCACACAATGTCGAGAAATTTTCATGTCGATACAAATAGGTACTTGTTAA